The following DNA comes from Micromonospora chokoriensis.
CATCGACGTCCCGTCGGCGAGCACCACCGTCGTGCCGGGCAGCAACTCGTCGGTGGGGCGCAGCGCGTCCCGGACCAGCAGCCACGCCAGCGCGACCAGGATCGCCCCCGCGCCGACCAGCAGCACCCCGTTGAGCAGTGTCAGCCGCAGTCGCAGGGTGGGGCGCAACCGCCGGCTCACCGTGCGCCCTCGGTTCGCGACTGCGGGGCTCGCAGACCCGGCTCACTCCTCACGCTCACGAGCTCACCTCGGCGGTGCGGTAACCCGCGCCGACCACCGTCTCGATCAGCGGCGGGTCGCCGAGCTTCTTGCGCAGCGTCATCACGGTGACCCGGACGATGGTGGTGAACGGGTCGGTGTTGGCGTCCCACACCCGTTCCAGCAGCTCCTCGCTGGAGACCACCGCGCCGCGCGCCTTGAGCAGCTCGCTGAGCACCCCGAACTCCTTGTTGGTGAGGTCGACCGGCACGCCGGCACGGGTGGCCACCCGGCGGGCCGGGTCGAGCACCAGGTCGGCCAGTTCGAGCACCGGCGGCGCGGCCGGGGTGGCCCGCCGGCCCAACGCCTGCACCCGGGCGACCAGCTCGTCGAAGGCGAACGGTTTGGGCAGGTAGTCGTCCGCGCCGAGCTGCAACCCCTCCACCCGGTCCGCCACCGTGCCACTCGCGGTGAGCATCAGCACCCGGGTCAACGCGCCGGAGGCGGCCAGGTCGGCGCAGATCTGGTCGCCGTGCACGCCCGGCAGGTCGCGGTCGAGCACCACCACGTCGTACCGCGTGACGAACGCCGCCTCGTGGCCGGCGTCGCCGTCGTACGCCACGTCGACGGCCATCCCCCGCTTGCGCAACCCGCGCGCGATCGCGTCGGCGAGGTTGCGCTCGTCCTCGACCACCAGTACCCGCATCCCGGCCCTCCTCGCTGCTGACCACCGACAACCTAGTGCCGGCCGGCAACCATCGTCCCTCGCCGCCCGCGCCGGTCGGCGTTGCGGGCCCGGTCGGCGTACGCGATGCTGTCCGGCGGCACCGAGCGACGGACGGACCTGGAATGACGATCGCGGCACCACCCACCCGGCGGGACATCCTGTACCGGGGTTTCCACAGGCCGGCCGACCTGGCGCTCGACGGCGACGAGCGCGGTGTCGACGGGCCGCGCACCTGGACGTCACCTCCGGTGCCGGTGGGCTTCAGCGTCGCCGAGGTCGTGCCGTCCTGGACCGCCGACACCCCGGACGGCTCCTGGATCGAGGTCGAGCTGCGCGGCTGGCACGACGACTCCCCCGCCACCGGCTGGTACCGGCTGGCCCGCTGGGCGGCCGACGACCGGGCGGTACGACGCACCTCGGTCCCTGGGCAGCGCGACGACGACGCCGCTGTCGACACCGACACCCTGGTCGTGAACGGGGCGACGGTCACCGGCTGGCAGGCGCGGGTGACAGTGTGCCGACCGGACGGCGCCCCGACCGGCCCGGTGCTGCGCAGCTTCGGCGCTGTCGCCACCGGCCCCGCGCTGCCCGGCCCGACCGACGCGCCGGCGCCCGCCTCGCCCGCCGCCCGTGGGCGGGTGCTGGACGTCCCCCGCTACTCGCAGCGGCTGCACGCCGGCCGGTACCCGCAGTGGGGCGGGGGCGGCGACTCCTGGTGCAGCCCCACCTGCACCTCGATGGTGCTCGCCTACTGGGGCCTCGGGCCGACGGAGGAGCACTACGCCTGGGTGGAGCCGCCCGGCCCACGCCCGGTGGTGGTGCACGCCGCCCGGCACTGCTACGACCACGCGTACGCCGGGGCCGGCAACTGGCCGTTCAACACCGCGTACGCCGGTCGGTTCGGGGTGGACGCGTTCGTCACCCGGCTCCGGTCGCTGGCCGAGGCGGAGGCGTTCGTCGCGGCCGGCATCCCGCTGGTCGTGTCCGCCGCGTTCCGCGCCGACGAGGTGCCGGGGCTCGCCTACGACACCAGAGGGCACCTGATGGTGCTGGTCGGCTTCACTGCCGACGGCGACCCGGTGCTCAACGACCCGTACGCCCCGGACGACGACGCGGTCCGCCGTACCGTGCCGCGGCAGCCGTTCGAGGCGGTCTGGCAGCGCGGCAGCGGCGGCGTGGCGTACGTGCTGCACCCCCCGTCGGTGCCGCTGCCCCCGCCGCCACCCCAGGCGAACTGGTAATCAGCGGCGCAACCGCCACAGCCGGTAGGTGCCGGGGCTCACGCACAGCAGGTGGGAGTCGGTCACCTGACACTCCCCGGTGGCATCGTGCAGTACGTCGAGGAGGCGTACCGCCCCGGCTCGCAGATCCACCTCACCGACGACCACCCCGCCGTCGGGGTGCTTGCGGATGGCCGTCAGCGGATCGCCCGGATCCCGCCGGTACAGCTCCCACGAGCCCAGGACGGCCACCTCCTGACCGGTGAGCGCGTCCAGCACGACGAAGCGTTCCGGCGCGTCTCCGCCGCCCACCGCGTTGGCCAGCAACCGGTCCTCGGCGCCCCACGCCCACCCCCACCGGTTGCTGCTCCAGCGCACCACGCCGGTGGCCGGGTCGAGCGCCTGCAGTTGGTTGGAACCGGTGCGCAGACACAGGACAGGGCCACAGGTCATCACGAAGTCGACTGTCACGTTCGGGCGGATCCAGCGCCGGTCGAGCTGGTCCAGGCCGTACGCGGTGACGGTGCCCGAGCCTCGGTCGATGACCAGCAGGAGGTCGTCCAGCACCTCCAACCCGAATCGCCCGCCGTCGTCCGGTAGCAGGTCGGCGCGCGCCAGCACCGCACCGGTGGTCGCGTCGCGTACCTCGACCGGCCCGTCCGGTGGGTTGAGGATCAGCCGATCCAGCCCGCGCTCAGTCTCGCGCGGGATGATTCCGGCGGTGGTGGCGGGCAACTGCCAGCGGACGGTGCCGCAGCAGGGGTCGACCACCCGCAGGACGCTCGGCTCGCTCTCGCCGCCGGTGCGCAGCAGCAGGTTGCCGTCGACCAGTCGGTCGGCGCTCCCCGGTTGCTGCCACCGGTACGCGCCGGTCGCCCGGTCCACCGCGATGGTCGTCATGTCCTGGCCCTGCGGACCGATCTCGTACCCGCTGAGGATCAGCAGCTCGCCCAGCGGGGAGATCCTCCAGTACCGGGCCTCCGCCGACAGCGGCGCCTGCCAGGCCGGCTCGCCGCCGGGCAGCCGATACGCCGCCAGTCGTCGCTCCTGCGGATCGGACGTGCCGGTCGGCTCGATGGCCACGGCGAGGTCACCGTCGACCAACACGTCGGCGCCGGACGGCACCGGCAGCGTCACCACGGCCCGCCGGGGCGGCGGCGCGCCGGCGGCGGCGAGGGTGAGCAGCGCGAGCAGCGCGACCAGCGCGGCGCGCAGTTGCCGGCCGTTCGCGCGGGGTGGGCGGGGCAGCGGGTCCGGATCCGGGCCGTGCCGCAGCACACCGAGGTCGATCACCGAGTCGCTCACCGGGTCAACCGCCACAGCGCGGTGGTGCCGTCGAGGCGCTGACAGAGCAGCATCGGCAGGGACGCCTGGCAGCTGCCGGCGATGCCCGGCAACACGTCGACGATCCGCGTCCGGCGGGCGACGAGATCCAGCTCGGCGACGACCCTCCGGCCGTCGTCACCCGACCGCGTCCCGACCAGGGGGCCGCCCGGCCCGGCCACCTGCATCAGAGCCCACCCACCCAACCCGGTACGCACCTGACCGGTCGCCGCATCCCACACCTCGTACCCTCGGCCGGGCTTGGCCATCAGCAACTGACCGTGCCGGACGTCCGCCAGATTGTCCGGACCGGAGTCCGACCACCGTACGACGCCGGTGGCCGGATCGAGCACCTGAAGGCCACCGGTCTGCGGCACCGCGCAGAGCAGACCGGCGCAGCCGACCACGTAGGAGATCAACGGCACCTCCGCCGTCCACAGGGGCTTCAGCTCGGTCAGCGCGTAGCCCACCAGCCGGGTGCTGCCGGGTGGGACGACCAGCAGCAGGTCGTCGACGACCTGCACCCGCTGGTACGCCTCCCGGTCACCGGGCAGCGTGTCGACGCTGCGCAGCATCCGGCCCGTGGCGGCGTCGTACACCTGCACCTCGCCGGTGGCCAGGAGCAGCACGAACCCGTCGACCCGGCCTTCCCGGAGGTGGTAGGAGGGATTGGCTGCCGAGGGGATCGGCACCGACCAGAGCACCCGGCCGGTGTGGGGCTCGACCCGGTTCAGCGCGCCCGACCCGTTGTCCCGCACGTCGGTCAGCAGCAGACCGTCGTCGGCGGTCGGTTGGGGCGCACCGGGAAGCTGCCACCGCCGCTCGCCCGAACCGATGTCGAAGGCGATGGTCCGGAACACCCGGCCCGGAGCGTCGACAGTCATCGCCAACACCAGCCCCCGCTCCACCCGGACGTCGAGGTAGTCACCGAGGCGGGCCAGCGGCGCCTGCCACCGTCGGCGCACGCCGCCGCCGGTCGGGGACGGCTGGGCGTACGCGGTCAGAAACCGGTCCCCCTCGGGTGCCGGCGGGTCGACCACGAAGACGCTGTCCCCGCCGAGGTAGGCGGTGGACGTCCGCGACGCCGGCACCACGCTCACCGCCCGCTGCGGCTGTGGTGCCGCGGCGCTCAGCACCACCAGGGCGAGGACCAGCACCGCCGCGCTGCGCAGCGGTCGGCCGCCCGAGCGCGGTCGGCGAGCCGCAGGCGTCGACGCGGGCTCGTCCCGCACCTCGCCCAGCTCGATGATCGACAACGATCGTCCTTCCGTCACCGCGGGTCACCGTCCGGCAAACCGGCCGTGGGTGCACCGGGCTGGCAAAAGCGACGGAAACGCCCCTGTACGATGGCCCGTCGTGGCCGTGCCGGTGGTAGACCCCTCGCTGAATTCCCTGACCGACGCCGACCCGGCCGAGGCCGTGTCGACTCGACGGCCTCGACGCCGCCCGGCCCGAGCCGACCTGTTGGCCCTCGGAGCCTATGTGCTACTGGGCGTATTCGTCTGCCTCAACTACTGGGGTGACGTCACCGGCCGGGTCTCCTCGCACCTGCCCACCGACCACAGCTGGTTCGAATGGCTGTTCGCGCACGGCGCGTACTCGGTGCGGCACCTGGAAAACCCGCTGTTCACGGCCCGGCAGAACGCCCCGGACGGGGTGAACATGATCGCCAACACCTCGCTGCTCGGGGTGACCCTGCCGTTGGCCCCACTGACCATGGTGCTCGGTCCCCAGGTGATGTACGCGCTCTACCTGGGCGGAGCGTTGGCCGCCACCGCCGGCACCGGTTACTGGATGCTCTCCCGCCACCTGGTGCGCTCCCGGGCGGCGGCCTTCGTCGGCGGTGCGTTCCTCGGCTTCGCGCCGGGGATCATCCACCACGCCAACGGCCAACCGAACTTCGTGTCCAACTTCCTGCTGCCGCTGATCGTGGTGCGGGTGCTGCGCCTCGGTGAGGCCGGCCGGTGGCGGCGCAACGGGCTGGTGCTCGGTGCGCTGGTGACGTACCAGATCTTCATCAACGAGGAGATGCTGCTCCTCACCGCCCTGGCCTGCCTGGTCGTCGTGCTGGCGTACGCCGTGCAGCGTCCGGCCGCCACCCGGGCCGTCGCCGGCACGTTCCTGGCCGGGCTCGGCGTCGCCGGCGGGCTGGCCCTGGCGCTCGCGGCGTACCCGATCTGGTTCCAGTTCAACGGTCCCCAGTCCTACCGGGGGCTACAGGGCGGCGTCTTCCACAACTGGGGTGAGGACCTGGCCGCCTTCGTCACCTTCGCCCGCGACACCTGGGCCGGTGACCCGGCGGTGGAGAAGACGATCGGGCTGACCGAGCAGAACACCTGGTTCGGCTGGCCGCTGGTGCTGCTCACTGTGGTCGCCCTGGTGCTGCTCGTCCGACGCTCGCTTCCGGCCCGGATCGCCGCGGTGCTGATCGTCGTCTTCACCGTGGCGTCGATCGGGCCATGGGTCCGCTTCAACGGCGTCGAGACGGACGTGCGCGGCCCGTGGTCGTACGTGCCGGACGACCTGCCGCTGGTGGAGATGATGATGCCGACCCGGTTGACGCTGGTGGTGGGCGCCGCGGTGGGCGTACTCCTCGCGCTCGCCTGGGACGCCGCGTACCGCCAGGGTCGGCCGGTGGTCGACCAGCCGCGGGTGCCGGCGCAGCGGACCGGCGACGCGGCCCCGGCGGTCGCCGACGAGCCGGCGGCGACGGACCAGCCCGCGCCCGTCGCGGCGCGTCGTCGGTGGCTGCGCCCGGTGGGGTACGCCGCGGTCGCCCTCGCCGTGCTGCCGCTCTTCCCCCGGCCGCTGCCTGCCCAGCAGATCGACCCGCCACCGCACTTCATCACCGCGGGTGGCTGGCGGCCGTACGTGCCGGCGGGCCGGACCCTGGTGCCGGTGCCGATCCCGAGCAACGTGCACGGCCTGCCGACGTTGCGCTGGAGTGCGCTGACCGGGCAGGAGTTCCCCGTCCCGGGCGGCTACTTCATCGGCCCGAACGAGGTCGGCGAAGGCGTCTTCGGCGCGCCGAACCGGCCCACCAGCACGCTCATCTACTCCACGATGGACAAGGACGCCGTCCCGGCGCTCACCGACGAGAACCGCCGTCAAGCCGTCGAGGACCTGCGGTTCTGGCGGGCGTCGGTGGTGGTGCTCGGTGCGCACCCCGACGAGGCGGTCCTGCGCGAGCTGGTCACCGGCCTGATCGGGCCACCGCAGCGGGTCGACGACGTCTGGGTCTGGGACGTCCGCGCGTTGGTGGGCTGATCAGCCGACCTGCTCCCGGACGTCCCACACCCAACCGCCGTCCACCGGGCGGCCCGGACCGAGCAGGTCGTCGACGGTGCGACGGACCGGGTCGCCGTTGCTCAGCGGGCCGAGCACCACCACGGCGGCCCGCCAGTGCCGCAGGTCCTCGACCGCGCTACGACGGTCGGCGTCGGTGAGCACCGGCACCGCACCGGTCTCCGCCACCCGCCGCAGCAGCACGGACGTGGGACGGTCCGGCGCGCCCCAGCGGGCGGCCGGGTCGTCCGGGCCGCTCGGACCGATGAAGTAGCCACCCGGCGCGGTGAACGCCAGGCCGGTGCGGGCCGACCAGAGCATCACCGGGCTCCGCGCCGCGCCGGTGACCGGCGGTACGGCGACCACCGTCCGGCCCGGCGGCACCAGGGGCCGCCACCCGCCGTCCGCGACGAACCCCGGCACCGGCATGACCGGCACCACCCGGATCGGCGTCGGCACCAGCGGCAGCAACGCGGCGGCCACCGCTCCGGCCCACAGCAACCGCACCGGCACCCCGGCGACGGCCGACAGCTTGCGTGCCGCCCACACCCGGTCCACGGAGAGCGCCACCAGCACCCCCAGCACCGGTACGCAGACCAGCGCGAACCGGGCCGGCACCGCGAGGTCGAGCAGGGGCAGCCCGGCGACCAGCCGGTACGGCCCGGGGATACCGGTCGCGGTGCCGTCGACCCGCAGCTCGGTGCCGAGGGAGAGCAGCGCGAACACCAGCCCACAGCCGGCCAGCGCGCGGACCGACGGTCGCCGCCACAGCCAGATCACGATCACCACGGCCAGCACCAGCAACCCCGGGCCGAAGAACGAGTTCTCCTCGGTCGGGTTCGGCGAGAGCAACCCCGGGAGCCAGTCGTCACCGAGGACGGTCTGCCGTGCCGACGCGGTGAACGACGCGGCGTCCAACTGGAACGCGTGCGCGGCGAACGCCATCCCGGCGTAGCGCTGCGGGCCGAAGAACTGAAACCACAGGGGGTACGCCAGCAGCACGCCCGCCACCCCGGCAGCCACCGCCAGCCGGCCGAACAGGGCCGGCGCGAGCCGCCGGGCGGCCACCCGGTCGGCGAGCGCGTAGCCGAGCGCGAACACGCCCGCCGCGAGCGCCAAAAAGACCAGCACCTCCTCGCCGATGAAGACCTGCCAGACGAGCAGCAACCCGAGGACGACGCCGGGTCGCCACACTCCGGCGAGTCGGTGCGTCGTCTCCGGGACGGGCCGGTGTGCCGCCTCCGAGGCGAGTCGGTGCGTCGTCTCCGGGGCGGGCCGGAACACCAGGGCGAGGATCGCGGGCACCAGGAACTGCGCGGCGATGTGCAGGTGCGCGCCCGCCTGGGCGATCATGCCCGGGGCGAAACCGCAGATCAGGCCCCCGACCGCGGCTGCGGACCGGGTGGTGACCAGGCGGCGGCGCAGCAACGCGTACCAGGCCGCGGCCGTGCCGGCGAGGCAGCACACGACCGCCACGCAGAACGCGACCTGCGAGCCGAGGAGCAGGGTCACCGGGGTCAACGGAACGCCCAGGCCGAGCACCGAGGTGTTCGCCATCAGGTTCACCCCGTCGGGGGCGTTCAACACGGCGCTGAAGAGCGGGTTCTCCCCCTCGACGACGGCGTGCGCCGCGTGGGCCAGCATCCACTCGAAGAGGATCTGGTCGCCCGCCTGGTGGAACAGCCGCCACGGGTGCCCCCACTGGGCGCTGGTCAGCACGACCGCGAGGGCCAGGTAACCGGCCACCACCAGCAGGTCCCGGAGCCGGCCCGCGCGGGATGGGCGGGCCGTCGCCGGGGGCGACGTGGTCGGGGACGTCGTCCCGATGGTCATCAGACCGAACGGTCGGTCAGCGCCCGGACGTCCCACACCCAGACGTCCAACTCCTGGCGGCCGGGGCCGACCAGGTCCTCGACGGCACGTCGCAGCGGCTCGGAGTTCTGCTGACGGACCGGGAGCACCAGGATCGCGGCCCGCCAGTGGCGCAGTTCGTCGCTGAAGCGGCGGCGCTGCCGGTCGTCGAGCTTCGGCGTACGCCCGGTGGTCGCCACCTCCTCCAGCATCTGACCCACACCGCTGGGTCGGCCGCCGAACCGGCCCGCGTCACCGGTGTTGCCGTTGCGGGGGGCGAGGAAGTAACCGCCGGGGATCTTGAAGTCGA
Coding sequences within:
- a CDS encoding outer membrane protein assembly factor BamB family protein, coding for MTEGRSLSIIELGEVRDEPASTPAARRPRSGGRPLRSAAVLVLALVVLSAAAPQPQRAVSVVPASRTSTAYLGGDSVFVVDPPAPEGDRFLTAYAQPSPTGGGVRRRWQAPLARLGDYLDVRVERGLVLAMTVDAPGRVFRTIAFDIGSGERRWQLPGAPQPTADDGLLLTDVRDNGSGALNRVEPHTGRVLWSVPIPSAANPSYHLREGRVDGFVLLLATGEVQVYDAATGRMLRSVDTLPGDREAYQRVQVVDDLLLVVPPGSTRLVGYALTELKPLWTAEVPLISYVVGCAGLLCAVPQTGGLQVLDPATGVVRWSDSGPDNLADVRHGQLLMAKPGRGYEVWDAATGQVRTGLGGWALMQVAGPGGPLVGTRSGDDGRRVVAELDLVARRTRIVDVLPGIAGSCQASLPMLLCQRLDGTTALWRLTR
- a CDS encoding outer membrane protein assembly factor BamB family protein, coding for MSDSVIDLGVLRHGPDPDPLPRPPRANGRQLRAALVALLALLTLAAAGAPPPRRAVVTLPVPSGADVLVDGDLAVAIEPTGTSDPQERRLAAYRLPGGEPAWQAPLSAEARYWRISPLGELLILSGYEIGPQGQDMTTIAVDRATGAYRWQQPGSADRLVDGNLLLRTGGESEPSVLRVVDPCCGTVRWQLPATTAGIIPRETERGLDRLILNPPDGPVEVRDATTGAVLARADLLPDDGGRFGLEVLDDLLLVIDRGSGTVTAYGLDQLDRRWIRPNVTVDFVMTCGPVLCLRTGSNQLQALDPATGVVRWSSNRWGWAWGAEDRLLANAVGGGDAPERFVVLDALTGQEVAVLGSWELYRRDPGDPLTAIRKHPDGGVVVGEVDLRAGAVRLLDVLHDATGECQVTDSHLLCVSPGTYRLWRLRR
- a CDS encoding peptidase C39 family protein, encoding MTIAAPPTRRDILYRGFHRPADLALDGDERGVDGPRTWTSPPVPVGFSVAEVVPSWTADTPDGSWIEVELRGWHDDSPATGWYRLARWAADDRAVRRTSVPGQRDDDAAVDTDTLVVNGATVTGWQARVTVCRPDGAPTGPVLRSFGAVATGPALPGPTDAPAPASPAARGRVLDVPRYSQRLHAGRYPQWGGGGDSWCSPTCTSMVLAYWGLGPTEEHYAWVEPPGPRPVVVHAARHCYDHAYAGAGNWPFNTAYAGRFGVDAFVTRLRSLAEAEAFVAAGIPLVVSAAFRADEVPGLAYDTRGHLMVLVGFTADGDPVLNDPYAPDDDAVRRTVPRQPFEAVWQRGSGGVAYVLHPPSVPLPPPPPQANW
- a CDS encoding response regulator transcription factor, which encodes MRVLVVEDERNLADAIARGLRKRGMAVDVAYDGDAGHEAAFVTRYDVVVLDRDLPGVHGDQICADLAASGALTRVLMLTASGTVADRVEGLQLGADDYLPKPFAFDELVARVQALGRRATPAAPPVLELADLVLDPARRVATRAGVPVDLTNKEFGVLSELLKARGAVVSSEELLERVWDANTDPFTTIVRVTVMTLRKKLGDPPLIETVVGAGYRTAEVSS